The Pyxidicoccus sp. MSG2 DNA segment TCGCTCCAGGCCGGAGGCGCGGTGCGCTCCTCGCTCGGGGGCGCCGCCTCCACCGTCGGCTCGCTCGGGGCGGAGGGCCTCGCCGCGGGCTTCCGCGTGCGCGCCGCCGGAGTGGGGGCCGTCCGGGCGCCGGCCGGCTTCGCGGCGGACTTCCGGGCACCCGCGGGCTTCCGAGCAGCGGCCGGCTTCGCGGCGGGCTTCCGGGCACCGGCCGACTTCGCGGCGGGCTTCCGGGCACCGGCCGACTTCGCAGCGGCCTTCCGGGCACCGGCCGACTTCGCAGCGGCCTTCCGGGCACCCGAGGACCTGGCCGCCGACTTCTTCACGGCCGCCTTCTTCGCCGCGCCTCGCTTCGAGGCGGACTTCCTCGCGCCGGCCTTCTTCTTCGCGGGGGCCTTCTTCTTGGCCGCCTTCTTCGATGTGGGGGCACGCCGGGATGACTTCTTCGCAGCACTCGTCTTGCGTGACTTCGTCGCCATGATGAGACCCTCCCTGGACGGCGCTCATCGTAACGCTGTTGCGGTGCGGGTCAGCAGCCTTGTGTCGCGCGCCCCCGGCCCCCGGGAGCCCAGCGTCCGGAACGCCTCGGGGCGTCCATGAGCCGAACGACGACAACCGCACGGGGGGGATTCCCGTTGGTGCCACGTTTCATGCACTCTGCGCCCGAAACGCACGCGGCCCCTGGCGCCTGGCCGCGTGCCACTCCAAATCTGCGGAATCGGATGATGAGGGGATGCGTGCAACAGAGGGACTGGACGTTGTCTGGCATCTGCCTGGCGGTGCTGCTTGGTCAGGCGCCGGTGGCCGCGGGGCCGCCGGCCCAGGGCACTCCGGCGGGGAAGACGCTGCCGGCCCGGACCGCGGACTCCGCCTTCTTCATCGCCCGGAGCACGAACCGGAACCAGGTCCACTACGGCATCCGTGTCGACGCGGACTGCCGCCCCCAGGGGCCGCAGCCGGTGCATGCCTACTGGCGGATGCTGGAGAAGGGCGAGAAGAACACCGAACCGCTGCTCGGCCGTGAAGCGCCCGCCTACGGGCTGGGCGACGTGCAGCCGGTGGAGGCCACCTCCACCGGCTGGCGGGTCCACGTCCGGCTGCGGGCCTGGCCGGACCGTGTCATCGACCTGGACGTCTTCCGGGAGAACGGCCAGTGCGCCGCCCGGGCGTACACCCTCATGGAAGGCAGGGTGGCGCAGATTGAGCGCATCTTCGTGAAGACGGCCTGGCCCACGGGGGTTGACTACGTGCTGCTCAGCGGCACCGGGGTGGATGGCCGCTCGGCCCGGGAGGTCATCAAGAAGTAGGCGCCCCCGGGCGCCATGAGCGAGCCACCGGACAGGCGCCTGCCTGTCTGCCGAAGTCTTTAAAGACCCACCCCAGGCAGCAAGCCCTGGCTATCCTGGAACCCTGGCGTGCAAACTGGTAGCAGGCCGTGCGCTGGTCCTCATGGCAGCTTGGCGTTGGATGGCGGTAGCAAGAGGGACCTGCGAGATGTTCACATGCCGCCATGCGCAGCGAACAGGGCCGCCCGCGCACCCAAGCGAGACACCCGCCCGGACCCCATTGGACTTCCGCGTCTGAATGAATGACTCACTAGAGACTCTCCTCGCCGACGGCATCATCGAGGCCGTCATCGGCCAGTTGAAGACCGGCAAGGAGGCGGAGGTGTGGCTGGTCCAGCACGCCGGCCAGGTGGTCGCGGCCAAGCTGTACAAGGAGCGCCACGAGCGCAACTTCCGTAACAACGTGGGCTACCGCGAGGGGCGCGAGGTGCGCAACTCGCGCACGCGCCGCGCCATGGAGAAGGGCAGCCGCTTCGGTCAGGCCGCCGCCGAGGAGGCGTGGAAGAGCGCCGAGTCGGACTCGCTCTACAAGCTGCACGCCCAGGGTGTGCGCGTGCCCCAGCCGGTGCTGTTCTACGAGGGCATCCTGCTGATGGAGGTGGTGCTCGACGCGCAGGGCCACCCCGCCCCGCGTCTGGTAGAGGCCCCGCCCGCCACGCCCGAGGAAGCCCAGGCCCTGTACGTGGACCTGCGCTCCCAGGTCGTGAACATGCTGTGCGCCGACCTCATCCACGGGGACCTGTCCCCGTTCAACATCCTGATGAGCTGGCAGGGCGCCATCATCATCGACTTCCCGCAGACGGTGGCGGCGGCGCGCAACAACCGCGCGGAGTTCTACTTCCGGCGTGACCTGGACAACGTCCGCAACTTCCTCGCGGGCATCGCCCCGTGGCTGTACGACGCCGCGGGCGACACGGGTGAAATCTGGAATGCCTACGTGCGCCGGGAGCTGACCCCGGACTTCACGCCCCGGGGCAACTTCCGCGAGGCGCCCCGCCGCAACGGCGCGCCGGCCCGGGGAGGCTTCAAGGGTCCGCGTGATGGGCGCCAGGGCTTCGCCCAGGAGCACTCGGAGCCGGCTCCGGCGGAGCTGGTGCCGGTGGTCCAGTCC contains these protein-coding regions:
- a CDS encoding DUF4833 domain-containing protein, whose amino-acid sequence is MQQRDWTLSGICLAVLLGQAPVAAGPPAQGTPAGKTLPARTADSAFFIARSTNRNQVHYGIRVDADCRPQGPQPVHAYWRMLEKGEKNTEPLLGREAPAYGLGDVQPVEATSTGWRVHVRLRAWPDRVIDLDVFRENGQCAARAYTLMEGRVAQIERIFVKTAWPTGVDYVLLSGTGVDGRSAREVIKK